Proteins from a single region of Chloroflexota bacterium:
- the crcB gene encoding fluoride efflux transporter CrcB, with the protein MNRILWVGLGGFVGAVLRYGVSGWVQKWSGSVNFPHGTLAVNLLGCLMIGLLSQLTESRSVFTSETRLFVFIGVLGAFTTFSTFSNETMNLLLDGEDLFALSNMAAQLGGGLGMVWLGRVLVRLMWR; encoded by the coding sequence ATGAATCGGATACTTTGGGTAGGCTTGGGCGGGTTCGTCGGAGCGGTCCTTCGATACGGTGTGAGTGGCTGGGTTCAGAAGTGGAGCGGAAGCGTGAACTTCCCCCATGGGACGCTGGCCGTCAACCTTCTCGGCTGCCTGATGATCGGCTTGCTCTCGCAGCTCACAGAGAGCCGCAGCGTCTTCACCAGCGAAACCCGGCTGTTCGTCTTCATCGGCGTTCTGGGGGCTTTCACGACCTTCTCTACCTTCAGCAATGAGACGATGAACTTGCTGCTGGATGGCGAGGATCTCTTCGCCCTCTCCAATATGGCGGCGCAGCTGGGCGGGGGATTGGGCATGGTGTGGCTGGGGCGCGTGCTGGTCCGGCTCATGTGGAGGTAA
- a CDS encoding DUF190 domain-containing protein: MTLSEEGYLLRIFIGESDKCEGKPLYEWIVLRAREQGLAGATVLRGMMGFGPSSRVYTSKILRLSEDLPIVVEIVDSRDKLESFLVTIDEVVREGLVTLEKAQVRIYRGRE; the protein is encoded by the coding sequence ATGACACTCTCCGAGGAAGGGTATCTGCTGCGCATTTTCATCGGCGAGAGCGATAAGTGCGAGGGCAAGCCGCTGTACGAATGGATCGTTTTACGGGCACGCGAGCAAGGGCTGGCCGGGGCGACGGTGTTGCGGGGGATGATGGGGTTCGGCCCGAGCAGCCGGGTATACACCAGCAAGATACTGCGGCTGTCGGAAGACCTGCCGATCGTCGTGGAGATCGTCGACTCCAGGGATAAGCTGGAATCATTCCTGGTGACGATCGACGAGGTCGTTCGGGAGGGGCTGGTCACCCTGGAAAAGGCGCAGGTTCGCATCTATCGAGGGAGGGAGTAG
- a CDS encoding alpha-mannosidase, which translates to MDPRIIRMKLDILHRRAIVQSWPIAPYQARLADHLAPNEYRYEGDWVQVDGEGWWPAGKTVFLRAQVTPPTDVPLEQLFLVFDGEGLEGLLSIDGRPYAGIDANHSRVRVPHAGTLHLEAEFIAIPHVMCLPELASEKARLRQIRLEQVDAEIEAAWYDLRLAWDASQAVRDERRRQRIADALEDALLAIDLTLPQDRFRREVMEARRILKDRLEGIAPDPEGGRIFLTGHSHIDTAWLWPIRETIRKCGRTFSTACRLLEQYPRYRFSCSQPQLYAYTKKYYPALYEEIKRWVREGRWETTGGMWVEADCNISSGEALIRQILHGLRFFREEFGTRPRVCWLPDVFGYPGNLPQILNGCGLTSFYTNKLHWQARNPFPYHLFWWEGIDGTRVLAHIPRLKRGYNGNPTPEELALAWEHFHEKAIYDEILFPFGFGDGGGGPTEEMLEYADRLERYPGLPACHQGLEEAYFDRVRAAAPELPVWHGELYLETHRGTYTSQAATKRGNRKNELLLREAEIAGVLAQWVDDAIDMSPLHDAWENLLLLQFHDILPGSSIGQVYEEAVRDYARIERTARAVRDAALQAIAHRAPTADLLVFNSLSWARNDVATATIPAPTGPVELVDPQGRAASVQVIAQRDGQAEIVFAPPEVPPVGYTTLTLRPADGEPETSLVVTPQRVENQFFIIELNDVGEITRLYDKRHQREVIPSGQVANRLQLFQDGPEREAAWNVHATFERREYPFEGECTVEVVETGPVRGSIRVIRHHRDSRIEQDIVLYDAMPRIDFVTRADWQERQVMLKAAFPVEVLADQATFEIQFGALQRPTHRNTSWDQEKFEVAAYRWADLSEAGYGVSLLNDCKYGYDVKGNVLRLTLLRGPEWPDPNADRGHHEFVYSLWPHGGDWRQGETVRRGWELNVPLVCLPAGQGDGSLPAAQSFVQVNGPAVLETLKPADDGQGWIMRLYEPNGGRGQVTITTLSELRGVTASNLVEEPEGPQPSEGNRFAFPIRPFQIRTFRLEM; encoded by the coding sequence ATGGATCCGCGCATCATTCGTATGAAGCTGGACATCCTACATCGCCGGGCCATCGTGCAAAGCTGGCCCATCGCTCCCTACCAGGCGCGTCTCGCCGACCACCTGGCTCCCAACGAGTATCGCTACGAGGGGGATTGGGTTCAGGTGGACGGCGAGGGATGGTGGCCCGCCGGGAAGACCGTCTTCCTGCGCGCCCAGGTCACCCCGCCAACTGATGTCCCACTGGAGCAACTGTTCCTGGTCTTCGACGGCGAGGGATTGGAAGGTCTGCTCAGCATCGATGGGCGACCATATGCGGGCATCGATGCCAATCACTCTCGTGTGCGTGTTCCCCACGCGGGAACGCTGCACCTGGAGGCCGAGTTCATCGCGATCCCCCATGTGATGTGCCTGCCGGAGCTGGCAAGCGAAAAGGCTCGATTACGCCAGATCCGCCTGGAACAGGTGGACGCCGAGATCGAGGCCGCGTGGTATGACCTGCGCCTCGCCTGGGACGCGTCCCAGGCCGTGCGAGACGAGCGGCGCCGGCAACGGATCGCCGATGCCCTGGAGGACGCGCTCCTGGCCATCGATCTCACGCTGCCCCAGGATCGGTTCCGCCGGGAGGTGATGGAGGCGCGGCGCATCCTGAAGGATCGGCTCGAGGGGATCGCCCCCGATCCCGAGGGAGGCCGCATCTTCCTCACCGGCCACTCCCACATCGACACCGCCTGGCTGTGGCCGATCCGGGAGACGATCCGCAAGTGCGGACGCACCTTCAGCACCGCCTGCCGTCTACTGGAGCAATACCCCCGCTACCGGTTCTCCTGTAGCCAGCCCCAATTGTACGCCTACACCAAGAAGTACTACCCGGCGCTGTACGAGGAGATCAAGCGCTGGGTGCGGGAGGGGCGATGGGAGACCACCGGCGGCATGTGGGTCGAGGCCGACTGCAACATCTCCTCCGGCGAGGCGCTGATCCGCCAGATCTTGCACGGCCTGCGCTTCTTCCGAGAGGAATTCGGGACCCGGCCCCGCGTATGCTGGCTGCCCGACGTCTTCGGATATCCCGGCAACCTACCTCAGATCCTGAACGGCTGCGGGCTGACCTCCTTCTACACCAACAAGCTCCACTGGCAGGCGCGCAATCCATTCCCCTACCATCTCTTCTGGTGGGAGGGGATCGACGGCACCCGCGTCCTGGCCCACATCCCCCGGCTCAAGCGCGGCTACAACGGGAACCCCACGCCGGAGGAGCTGGCCCTGGCGTGGGAGCACTTCCACGAGAAGGCCATCTACGACGAGATCCTCTTCCCCTTCGGCTTCGGCGATGGGGGTGGCGGCCCCACCGAGGAGATGCTAGAGTACGCCGACCGGCTCGAGCGCTATCCGGGGCTGCCCGCCTGCCACCAGGGCCTGGAGGAGGCATACTTCGATCGCGTCCGGGCGGCCGCGCCCGAGCTGCCCGTCTGGCACGGCGAGCTGTACCTGGAGACCCATCGCGGCACGTATACCTCGCAGGCCGCCACCAAGCGAGGCAACCGCAAGAACGAACTCCTGCTTCGCGAGGCGGAGATCGCCGGCGTGCTCGCCCAATGGGTGGACGACGCGATCGACATGTCGCCGCTGCACGACGCCTGGGAGAACCTGTTGCTCCTGCAATTCCACGACATCCTGCCGGGCTCCTCCATCGGCCAGGTGTACGAGGAGGCCGTCCGAGACTACGCCCGCATCGAGCGGACTGCTCGCGCCGTGCGCGACGCGGCCCTGCAAGCCATCGCCCACCGCGCCCCGACGGCCGACCTGCTGGTCTTCAACAGCCTGTCCTGGGCCCGCAATGATGTGGCCACCGCCACGATCCCGGCCCCCACAGGTCCCGTGGAGCTCGTCGACCCGCAGGGACGGGCCGCCTCAGTTCAGGTCATCGCCCAACGCGACGGACAGGCGGAGATCGTGTTCGCCCCGCCGGAGGTGCCTCCCGTGGGATACACGACCCTCACGCTGCGCCCCGCCGATGGGGAGCCCGAGACCAGCCTGGTCGTCACGCCACAACGGGTGGAGAACCAGTTCTTCATCATAGAGCTCAACGACGTGGGAGAGATCACCCGACTGTACGACAAGCGACATCAACGAGAGGTGATCCCGTCGGGCCAGGTCGCTAATCGCCTGCAGCTCTTCCAGGATGGGCCGGAGCGGGAGGCGGCGTGGAATGTGCACGCGACGTTCGAGCGTCGCGAGTATCCCTTCGAAGGGGAGTGCACCGTAGAGGTCGTGGAGACGGGCCCCGTGCGGGGGAGCATCCGGGTCATCCGCCACCACCGAGACAGCCGCATCGAGCAGGACATCGTCCTCTACGACGCGATGCCCCGCATCGATTTCGTCACCCGGGCGGACTGGCAGGAGCGGCAGGTGATGCTCAAGGCCGCGTTCCCGGTGGAGGTGCTGGCCGACCAGGCCACGTTCGAGATCCAATTCGGCGCCCTGCAGCGGCCCACCCATCGCAACACGTCCTGGGACCAGGAGAAGTTCGAGGTCGCCGCGTACCGCTGGGCCGATCTATCCGAGGCGGGATACGGGGTCAGCCTGCTCAACGACTGCAAGTATGGCTACGACGTGAAGGGCAACGTGCTCCGGCTGACGCTGCTGCGCGGCCCCGAATGGCCCGATCCCAACGCCGACCGCGGCCATCACGAGTTCGTCTACTCGTTGTGGCCTCACGGCGGGGACTGGCGCCAGGGGGAGACCGTGCGGCGAGGATGGGAGCTGAACGTGCCGCTGGTGTGTCTGCCCGCCGGCCAGGGGGATGGATCCCTCCCGGCGGCACAGAGCTTCGTGCAGGTGAACGGCCCGGCCGTGCTGGAGACGCTGAAGCCGGCCGACGACGGCCAGGGATGGATCATGCGCCTGTACGAGCCGAATGGCGGCCGGGGGCAGGTGACGATCACGACACTGAGCGAACTGCGAGGCGTCACCGCCAGTAACCTGGTGGAGGAGCCGGAGGGACCGCAACCGTCCGAGGGGAACCGGTTTGCCTTCCCCATCCGCCCCTTCCAGATCCGCACCTTCCGTCTGGAGATGTGA
- a CDS encoding 2-oxoacid:ferredoxin oxidoreductase subunit beta yields the protein MTKITAKDYQVEEPIDWCPGCGDYGILNALQQALAKLGLTPHKVAIFGGIGCSGKTQYHVNAYGVHTLHGRVLPYAMGTKLANPELTVIAVGGDGDGFAIGAGHFVNSGRRNVDLTYILYNNEVYGLTKGQASPTLPLGLQTKSLPEPNMQGQVNSLLLALASGFTWIGRGYAYNIRQLVDLIQRAINHPGLAYLEVIQPCPTYNNLHTRDWFAGKDLGHSRIYDVAEEGYDPLVPQDADESYLYEKICYYIEKAHEWGDRIPTGVFLENHLVPTFEDRLCQRTPTYRERPPARRVIADEEGRTLTDLSKIFVEMMMR from the coding sequence ATGACGAAGATCACAGCGAAAGATTACCAGGTAGAGGAACCGATCGATTGGTGCCCTGGCTGTGGAGATTACGGGATCCTGAACGCCCTGCAGCAGGCCCTGGCCAAGCTCGGCCTGACCCCTCATAAGGTGGCCATCTTCGGCGGCATCGGCTGCTCCGGCAAGACGCAATATCACGTCAACGCGTATGGCGTGCACACGCTACACGGCCGTGTGCTCCCCTACGCGATGGGGACCAAGCTGGCCAACCCGGAACTCACCGTCATCGCCGTCGGCGGCGACGGCGATGGGTTCGCCATCGGCGCGGGACATTTCGTGAACTCCGGCCGCCGAAACGTCGATCTGACGTACATCCTCTACAACAACGAGGTCTACGGCCTGACCAAAGGTCAGGCCTCCCCCACGCTTCCCCTGGGGCTGCAGACCAAGAGCCTGCCGGAGCCGAACATGCAAGGGCAGGTGAACTCGCTGTTGCTGGCGCTGGCCTCCGGGTTCACATGGATCGGGCGGGGATACGCCTATAACATCCGCCAGCTGGTCGACCTCATCCAGAGGGCCATCAACCATCCCGGGCTGGCCTACCTCGAGGTGATCCAGCCGTGCCCAACATACAACAACCTCCACACCCGGGATTGGTTCGCCGGCAAGGACCTGGGACACTCCCGCATCTACGACGTGGCGGAAGAGGGATACGATCCCCTCGTCCCGCAGGACGCGGATGAAAGCTACCTGTATGAGAAGATCTGTTACTACATCGAGAAGGCACATGAGTGGGGCGACCGCATCCCGACCGGCGTGTTCCTGGAGAATCACCTGGTCCCCACCTTTGAGGACCGCCTGTGCCAGCGGACCCCGACCTATCGCGAGCGGCCACCGGCCCGCCGAGTCATCGCCGATGAAGAGGGGCGAACCCTGACCGACCTGAGCAAGATCTTTGTGGAGATGATGATGAGATAG
- a CDS encoding 2-oxoacid:acceptor oxidoreductase subunit alpha, protein MSKQQQELAWRVGGPQGSGVDTAAGIFSRACAIGGLHLYGRREYYSNIKGRHSYYDVRVAHYPVTCHRETADLLTTFEAESLARHAIAVVHGGGIVYNASHADTPLNRIPFLGERLRNDLSAYLEERDLPPTTGGLLEDARRRGVQTYAVSYDEITSALAKKLEVPKAIADRTLNTIAVAISCALLDYPSDYLAKALEKTFPGRAKIIDMNVQAVELAYEFVHERFDTHDLDFRLVPMDINEHRLLINGHQAVALGKLAAGLTFQTYYPISPATDESVFLEAHANFPLRNGKDGLAVIVQTEDELSAIAMASGAALTGARTATATSGPGFSLMVEGLGWAGINEVPLVITLYQRGGPSTGLPTRSEQGDLMLAIHAGHGEFPRIVLASGDIVEAFYDTIHAFNYAERYQMPVIHLVDKAMASTTQTVRPFDTETIRIERGEFYTPTTEDNGRKHYPRFAITESGISPRAFPGQPGGIHWLTGGEHTVYGRVTEDPVIREQMMEKRMRKLELVAREIPQEEKLKVYGDVDAAFTIVSWGSNKGSILEALDRLKADGISARLVQVHLLWPFPTEAIAPLIEDASPLVAVESNYSGQFAELLRAHTGRASDHLILKYNGRPMSGQEVYWALKTIHEGTAERRIVLRNPYE, encoded by the coding sequence GTGAGCAAACAGCAACAAGAGCTGGCCTGGCGGGTGGGAGGCCCCCAGGGAAGTGGCGTAGACACGGCAGCGGGGATCTTCTCCCGTGCCTGCGCCATCGGGGGACTCCATCTCTATGGCCGAAGAGAGTATTACTCCAATATCAAAGGACGCCACAGCTACTACGACGTACGCGTGGCTCATTATCCGGTTACCTGTCATCGTGAGACGGCGGACCTGCTGACGACCTTTGAGGCGGAGAGTCTGGCTCGCCACGCCATTGCCGTCGTGCACGGCGGCGGCATCGTCTACAACGCCAGCCATGCGGATACACCGTTGAACCGGATCCCGTTCCTGGGAGAGCGTCTGCGGAACGATCTGAGCGCCTATCTGGAGGAAAGGGACCTGCCCCCCACCACGGGCGGCCTTCTGGAGGACGCCCGCCGACGGGGTGTGCAGACCTATGCGGTGTCCTACGACGAGATCACCAGCGCCCTGGCCAAGAAGCTCGAGGTCCCCAAGGCGATCGCGGATCGCACGCTGAACACCATCGCGGTGGCCATCTCCTGCGCCCTGCTGGACTACCCCTCCGACTACCTGGCCAAAGCGCTGGAGAAGACCTTCCCGGGCCGGGCCAAGATCATCGACATGAACGTACAGGCGGTGGAGCTGGCCTACGAGTTCGTCCACGAGCGCTTCGACACCCACGATCTTGACTTTCGCCTGGTGCCCATGGACATCAATGAGCACCGTCTGCTCATCAACGGCCACCAGGCCGTGGCTTTGGGCAAGCTGGCCGCCGGATTGACCTTCCAGACTTACTATCCCATCAGCCCCGCAACGGACGAGAGCGTCTTCCTGGAGGCGCACGCCAACTTCCCCCTGCGCAATGGCAAGGACGGGCTGGCCGTCATCGTGCAGACGGAGGATGAGCTCTCCGCCATCGCGATGGCCTCCGGCGCGGCCCTGACCGGCGCCCGAACAGCCACGGCGACCTCCGGCCCCGGCTTCTCCTTGATGGTCGAAGGCCTGGGCTGGGCGGGCATCAACGAGGTGCCCCTGGTGATCACCCTCTACCAGCGCGGCGGCCCCTCTACGGGCCTGCCCACCCGCAGCGAGCAGGGCGACCTGATGCTCGCCATCCACGCCGGCCACGGCGAATTCCCCCGCATCGTCCTGGCCTCCGGCGACATCGTGGAAGCCTTCTACGACACGATCCACGCGTTCAACTACGCCGAGCGCTATCAGATGCCCGTGATCCACCTGGTCGACAAGGCGATGGCCAGCACCACGCAGACGGTGCGCCCCTTCGACACGGAGACCATTCGCATTGAGCGAGGGGAGTTCTACACGCCCACCACCGAGGACAACGGCCGCAAACACTACCCGCGCTTCGCCATCACCGAATCGGGGATCTCCCCGCGCGCGTTCCCGGGACAGCCGGGCGGCATCCACTGGCTCACGGGCGGCGAGCACACCGTATACGGGCGGGTCACGGAGGATCCGGTGATCCGCGAGCAGATGATGGAAAAGCGGATGCGCAAGTTGGAGCTGGTCGCCCGGGAGATCCCCCAGGAGGAGAAGCTCAAGGTATACGGCGATGTGGACGCCGCCTTCACCATCGTGAGCTGGGGCTCGAACAAGGGCAGCATCCTGGAGGCCCTGGATCGGCTTAAGGCAGATGGGATCTCCGCGCGGCTGGTGCAGGTCCATCTGCTGTGGCCCTTCCCGACGGAGGCGATCGCCCCCCTAATCGAGGACGCCTCCCCCCTGGTCGCCGTCGAGTCCAACTACTCCGGGCAGTTCGCGGAGCTCCTGCGGGCGCACACCGGGCGTGCCAGTGATCACCTGATCCTGAAATACAACGGTCGCCCCATGTCCGGCCAGGAGGTCTATTGGGCCCTCAAGACCATCCACGAAGGCACCGCCGAGCGGCGGATCGTCCTGCGCAATCCATACGAGTGA